Within the Pseudonocardia alni genome, the region GGGTCGCAGGCGTCCTGCGGGGCCGAGGCGTGCCCGCCGCGGCCGGTCACCCGGACCCGCAGCACGTCCGCGGCCGCCATGATCGGGCCCGGCCGGTGGTGGAGCTGCCCCGTCGGCACCGTCGAGGTGATGTGCAGGGCGTAGGCCAGCTCGGGGTCCTCGTCGAGTACGCCCTCGTCGATCATGTGCCGGGCGCCGTGGAACCCCTCCTCGCCCGGCTGGAACATGAACACCACCCGGCCGGCGATCCGGTCCCGCCGGTCCGCGAGCAGCCGCGCGGCCGAGGCGAGCATGGCGGTGTGGGTGTCGTGCCCGCAGGCGTGCATGACGCCGTCGGTGGCCGAGGCGAAGTCCAGGCCGCTGTCCTCGGGCAGCGGCAGCGCGTCCATGTCACCCCGCAGGAGCACCGTCGGCCCGGGACGGTCGCCGTCGAGGACGGCGGTCACCGAGGTGCAGGACCCGCCCGTGCGGATCCGCAGCGGCAGCCCGTCGAGGGCCCGCAGGACCGCGTCCCGGGTGCGGGGCAGGTGCAGTCCGAGCTCCGGTGCCCGGTGCAGCTCCCGGCGCAGCGCGACCGTCCGCGGCTGCAGGACGCGGGCGGCCTCGAGCAGGCCGCCGGGGAGCCCCGCGACCGAGGCGGGCGTGATGGGCATGGACCGATCGTCGCTGACCGGAGCCCGTCCGGCGCCCGCGGGCCCGGTGTGACCACGCGTACCTGGTCGTGGCGTGACTCACAACCCCGGAGCGACGTACCGTTGACCCGTGGCCACACAGAGCGTCGAGGCAGCCCCGGACACCCGGGGCGCCGCCCTGCCCGGATTCGCGGTCGCCGCGATCCGGGAGGAGGGCCGTTGGCGCTGTGTCCGGCTGGACTCCGAAGCGCTCGTGGACCTCGACGCGGCGATCACCGCGCTGCGCGCGCAGCGCTCCACCGGCGCGGTGCTCGGCCTCCTCGACGTCGACGACGAGTTCTTCGTCCTCCTCCGCCCGTCCGCGGGCGGGGTGCGGCTGCTGATCTCCGACGCCGTCGCCGCGCTGGACTACGACATCGCGGCGGACGTGCTCGACCTGCTCCGCGTCGAGCTCCCCCCGGACGACGACGCCCTCGACGACGCCTGGCCGGAGGGGGACCTCGGCATCCTGGCCGATCTCGGCCTGCCCGCCGACGAGCTGGAGATCCTCGTCTCCGACCTCGAGCTGTACCCCGACGAGCAGCTGGACACCATCGCCCGCCGCTGCGGGTTCGCCGCCGCGCTGGACGAGCTCGTCGGCTCCTGAGTTGTTCCGCCCGGCCGACCGGCTCGCGCTGGGCCGTGCCCTCGACGTCGCGCGCGACGCCGCGGCGACCGGGGACGTCCCGATCGGCGCGGTCGTGTTCGCCGCCGACGGCACCGAGCTCGCCGCGGCCTGCAACGCCCGCGAGGCCACCGGCGACCCGACCGCGCACGCCGAGGTGCTCGCCCTGCGCGCCGCCGCGGCCGTCGTGGGGGAGTGGCGGCTGACCGGGACGACCCTCGCCGTGACCGTCGAACCGTGCACGATGTGCGCCGGCGCGATCGGGCTGGCCCGGGTCGAGCGCGTCGTGTTCGGGGCGTGGGAGCCCAAGACCGGTGCCGCGGGCTCGCTCTGGGACGTGCTGCGCGACCGGCGGCTCGCGCACCGGCCCGAGGTCGTCGGCGGGGTCCGCGCAGGTGAGGCGGCCGCGCTGATGCGCGAGTTCTTCGGCCGGACCCCGTGCACCGACCGCGACTGAGCTTCTTGTAACCTTGTCGGCGGTAGCGTGTCCGAGCGGCCGAAGGAGCGCGCCTCGAAAGCGCGTGAGGTTCACGCCTCCGTGGGTTCAAATCCCACCGCTACCGCTGGTCAGAGGGCCGGATCCCCGAGTCGGGGGTCCGGCCCTCTGTCGTCGGGCCGATGAGTCCACGGCCGCCGGGCGGTCCCCAGGAGCAGCCGACCATCCGCTCGACGCCCGGGAGGACCACCGTGACCGAGGTCTGGAAGCTCGTCCACTCCGAGCGTGCCGCGCTCGTCGCCGACCTGCGGGACGTGTCCGGCGACCGGTGGGACACGCCGTCGCTCTGTCCCGGGTGGACCGTCCACGACGTGCTGGCCCACCTCGTCGACACCGCCCGGACGACCCGGGGCCGGTTCGTCGTCGGCATGCTGCGGGCGCGCATGGACTTCGACCGGCAGAACGAGCACGGGCTCGCCCGCGCACGCGGTGCGACGCCGGACGAGACCCTGCGCCGGTTCGCGGAGTGCGTGCCGATGACCGCCACGCCGCCGGCCCCGCTCGCGACCCGGCTGGTCGAGATGGTCGTGCACGGGGAGGACGTCCGTCGTCCGCTCGGGATCGTCCGGACCTACGCCCCCGCGGCGGTGGCCGGCGCGCTCGCGCTGCAGATCCGGACCTCCACCTCGTTCGGAGGTGCCCGCGAGACCGTCGCCGGCCTCCGCCTGTCGGCCACCGACACCGGCCTGGTGGTCGGCAGCGGCCCGGAGGTGCGGGGGACCGCGCTGGCCCTGCTCCTCGCGATCTCGGGCCGGCCGCCGGGGGGCGACGCGCTCACCGGTCCCGGGGTGGAGGCACTCTCGCGGGCGGAGTGAGCGCGTCCCGTCTCCGACCGTGGTCCGACGGCGTGGATCATTCCCGGCTCCGATGTGGCCGACCCTCGTCCGGCGCGACAGTGGGTGCACACCCCGACACGAGGAGCTGGAGATGACCACGATGACCACCACCCCGCACGACCACGCGACCCCGGAGCCCGCCCGCCCCGGCGACCCGGACGCCTACCCCGTCCTCACCGTCCTGATGCTGATGCTCGGCGGCTTCGTACTGCCCGTCGTCGGCTGGCTCGCCGGTGTCGTGATGCTGTGGACCGGTCGCTCCTGGACGGTCGGGGAGAAGTGGCTCGGCACCCTGGTGTGGCCGGGCATCGTGGCCGTCCCGGCGCTGGTGCTGGTCGCCGGCTTCGTGGCGACCCCGGAGCCGGGTGCCGGGCACTGGGCGATCGTCGTCGCCGGGATCGTCGGTGTCCTGGGTGCGCTGGTCGTCCTGCCCTGGACCTTCGTGAAGCTGCTGCGCGCCGGTCGGCGTACCCACTGAAGTTGGTAGCGACGCTCGCTCGAACAGGTGAACGGAATATCGGGCGCACAACCTCCTGATTCGGACCTGTGAGACACATCGCATCCGCATCTGCGGGTATGTTCGGCCCGATTATCGGCGTTGTGCGGATCTCAGTGGGTTCCGTGGGTCACATCGCCGAGCGCATCACGACCACTGCCCTCTCGTTCCGCTCTCCAACGGACTCCGCCGGCCGCTCCCCCCGGGCCACGGAGCGAAGGAGAGGACAACGATGTCTGCCCCGACACGTGCACGCACCGAACGCCGCGATGTCAGCCGTCGCCGATTCCTCGGCTACCTGGTCGCCGCCCCCACCCTCGTCGTCGCGGCGGAGGTCGGCCGCCAGCAGCTGTTCGCCCCGCCGGGGGCCTCGGCCGCCGCGATCCCGTCGCCGCCCCAGGTGGCCGACGCCTACGACCTGCTCGACGCCGTCCGCGACTCCTCCCGGCCGACCTCGGCCCTGATCCGGGTGGAGGTGAACCGGGACGGCACGGTGTCGTTCCAGCTCCCGCGGTCGGACAACGGGCAGGGGATCATCACCTCGACCGCGATGATCATCGCCGAGGAGATGGACCTCGACCCGGACCAGGTGACGGTCACCTTGGCCGACTCGCGTCCCGAGCTGGTCTTCAACCAGCTCACCGGTGGCTCCAGCACGACGTTCTCGACCTACACCCCGATCCGGGTCGCCGCGGCGATCGCGAAGGGCCGGCTGCTCGACGCGGCCGCCGCCCTCCTCCAGCAGGACGTGGGCACCCTCACCAGCCGCGCGGGGCTCATCACCGGCGCCGGGGGCAGCGCGATCCCGTTCGGGGAGCTCACCGAGGCCGCGGCCGTCGACGCCACCCGCTCGGTGGAGGTGGTGCTCAAGCCGCGCGAGGAGTTCACGGTCATCGGGACCGACCGGCGCAACGCGCAGGCCCGCGACATCGTCACCGGCCGCAAGCAGTTCATCGCCGACATGAAGATCCCCGACGCGCTGCCGACGGTGATCTGCCGCGGCCCGAACCTGAACTGCGCCCCGGTCTCGGTCGCCAACGCCGACGAGGTGCGCTCCATGCCGGGCGTCACCGACGTCGTCGAGTGCGCCACCGGCGTCGCCGTGCGGGCACACACCTACGGCCAGGCCGTCGACGGTGCGAACGCGCTGCGCGTGCGCTGGGACGCGGGCACCGTCGAGGGCGAGAACGACGAGTCCGTGCTGCAGAAGGTACGGGCGGCCGAGCTGCCGCTGGCGGTCCCGTCGGTGCCGGGGGAGACCGTCGAGGGCGACTTCACCTTCTACTTCCGCAGCAGCTCGGCGCTGGAGACCAACACCGCGATCGCCGACGTCCGGGACGGCCGGTGCGAGATCTGGACCTCGCTGAAGATCCCGATCACCGTGCAGCACGACATCGCCGAGCAGCTCGGGCTGCCGGTCAACGCGGTCACCATCCACATCGTCCCGGGCGGCGGCTCGTTCGGCCGTCGCCTCTTCGGCGACGCGGCCAAGGAGGCCGCCGAGATCTCCCAGAAGCTCGGCAAGCCGGTCAAGCTGATCTGGTCGCGCGCCGACGACTCCCGCCAGGGCCGGGTGCACCCGATGGCGACCTCCCGGATCCGGGCGGTCGTCGCCGGCGAGTCCGTCGTCAGCTTCGAGCAGCGGCACACCGGTGTCAGCTGCGACTTCGGGCACGGCTTCGGTGACGCCGTCACCGCGGCCGCCGCGAAGGCGCCGCTGGGCCAGGTCTCGGTCGCGGAGGCGATCTGGGAGCTGACCCAGGCCACGCCCTACGACTTCGGTGCCCAGACCCGGGTGCTCAACGAGGTCGACATGCGGTTCAACACCGGCTCGATGCGCAACGTGTACTCGCCCGACGTCTGCACCGCGCGCGACCTGATCGTCGACCGTATCGCGGAGAAGATGGGCAAGGACTCGTACGAGTTCCGCCGCGAGTTCCTCCGCAACGACGCGATGCGCGCCGTGCTCGACAAGGTCGCCGAGGAGGGCGACTGGGGCCGGTCGATGCCCGACGGCACGGCGCAGGGGATCGGGTTCCACGTCGAGTACAAGGGCTTCGCCGCCTGCCTGGTCGAGATCGACTGCCGCCCGCAGACCGTGGACCGTAAGGTCCGCCAGGCGCGGACCGGCCCGCGGGTGACCAAGGCGGTCTTCGCCGTCGACGGCGGTCTGGTCATCAACCCGCTCGGCTTCAAGGCCCAGATCATGGGCGGGATCAACGACGCGATCGCGATGACGCTGACCTCAAGCCTGCACCTGGTCGACGGTCACTTCCTCGAGGCGAGCTGGGACAACTACTTCTACACCCGGCAGTGGAACACCCCGCTCGATCTGCAGGTCCACCTGGTCGACAACGGCCGGCCGGAGCCCGGTGGGGCCGGCGAGTTCGGCGTCGCCCCGACCTGCGGGGCGATCGCGAACGCCTACGCCCGCGCCACCGGCCGGGTGCCGGACCACTTCCCGATCCTGCACAACGAGCCGCTGCCGTTCGAGCCGTATCCGACCGTCCCGCCCGTCCCGCCGTCGCCGACCAACGGCCTCGACTTCGTCCGCTGAGGAGACTGACATGCCTTCCCACACCTTCACGGTCAACGGCGAGAAGGTCACCGTCGACGTCGAGGACGACGTCCGGGTCCTGTGGGTCCTGCGTGACCTGCTGGGCGTGACCGGTCCGAAGTACGGCTGCGGGATCAACGTCTGCAAGGCCTGCACGAGCCACATCAACGGCAAGGCGTTCAACCCCTGCTCGGTGCCGGTCGGCGCCATCTCCGAGTCCGACGAGATCACCACCATCGAGGGGATCGCGAAGGGTGAGGAGCTGCACCCGATGCAGCAGGCCTGGATCGACAACGACGTCGCGCAGTGCGGCTACTGCCAGCCCGGTCAGATCATGGCCGCGATCGACCTGGTCAAGCGGTGTGCGGCCGAGGGCCGCTCGATCGACGACGACGCCCTGGACGAGATCCGCAACATCTGCCGGTGCGGCACCTACA harbors:
- a CDS encoding nucleoside deaminase gives rise to the protein MFRPADRLALGRALDVARDAAATGDVPIGAVVFAADGTELAAACNAREATGDPTAHAEVLALRAAAAVVGEWRLTGTTLAVTVEPCTMCAGAIGLARVERVVFGAWEPKTGAAGSLWDVLRDRRLAHRPEVVGGVRAGEAAALMREFFGRTPCTDRD
- a CDS encoding (2Fe-2S)-binding protein, whose protein sequence is MPSHTFTVNGEKVTVDVEDDVRVLWVLRDLLGVTGPKYGCGINVCKACTSHINGKAFNPCSVPVGAISESDEITTIEGIAKGEELHPMQQAWIDNDVAQCGYCQPGQIMAAIDLVKRCAAEGRSIDDDALDEIRNICRCGTYNRIREAIKAGADNM
- a CDS encoding maleylpyruvate isomerase family mycothiol-dependent enzyme, with the protein product MTEVWKLVHSERAALVADLRDVSGDRWDTPSLCPGWTVHDVLAHLVDTARTTRGRFVVGMLRARMDFDRQNEHGLARARGATPDETLRRFAECVPMTATPPAPLATRLVEMVVHGEDVRRPLGIVRTYAPAAVAGALALQIRTSTSFGGARETVAGLRLSATDTGLVVGSGPEVRGTALALLLAISGRPPGGDALTGPGVEALSRAE
- a CDS encoding molybdopterin cofactor-binding domain-containing protein → MSAPTRARTERRDVSRRRFLGYLVAAPTLVVAAEVGRQQLFAPPGASAAAIPSPPQVADAYDLLDAVRDSSRPTSALIRVEVNRDGTVSFQLPRSDNGQGIITSTAMIIAEEMDLDPDQVTVTLADSRPELVFNQLTGGSSTTFSTYTPIRVAAAIAKGRLLDAAAALLQQDVGTLTSRAGLITGAGGSAIPFGELTEAAAVDATRSVEVVLKPREEFTVIGTDRRNAQARDIVTGRKQFIADMKIPDALPTVICRGPNLNCAPVSVANADEVRSMPGVTDVVECATGVAVRAHTYGQAVDGANALRVRWDAGTVEGENDESVLQKVRAAELPLAVPSVPGETVEGDFTFYFRSSSALETNTAIADVRDGRCEIWTSLKIPITVQHDIAEQLGLPVNAVTIHIVPGGGSFGRRLFGDAAKEAAEISQKLGKPVKLIWSRADDSRQGRVHPMATSRIRAVVAGESVVSFEQRHTGVSCDFGHGFGDAVTAAAAKAPLGQVSVAEAIWELTQATPYDFGAQTRVLNEVDMRFNTGSMRNVYSPDVCTARDLIVDRIAEKMGKDSYEFRREFLRNDAMRAVLDKVAEEGDWGRSMPDGTAQGIGFHVEYKGFAACLVEIDCRPQTVDRKVRQARTGPRVTKAVFAVDGGLVINPLGFKAQIMGGINDAIAMTLTSSLHLVDGHFLEASWDNYFYTRQWNTPLDLQVHLVDNGRPEPGGAGEFGVAPTCGAIANAYARATGRVPDHFPILHNEPLPFEPYPTVPPVPPSPTNGLDFVR
- a CDS encoding M20 metallopeptidase family protein, coding for MPITPASVAGLPGGLLEAARVLQPRTVALRRELHRAPELGLHLPRTRDAVLRALDGLPLRIRTGGSCTSVTAVLDGDRPGPTVLLRGDMDALPLPEDSGLDFASATDGVMHACGHDTHTAMLASAARLLADRRDRIAGRVVFMFQPGEEGFHGARHMIDEGVLDEDPELAYALHITSTVPTGQLHHRPGPIMAAADVLRVRVTGRGGHASAPQDACDPVPAAAAMVGGLQTLLTRRVGPQESAVLTVSRIEAGTTDNVIPETAELTGTLRTLSQPVRTLLHRAVTEHCRHTALAYGCTAEAEIVPGYPVTRNDDRATAGLVRVAEKVLGRGACVAMPDPLMGSEDFSYVLDRVPGSLAFLGARPPSVDPALAPPNHSNRVVFDEAAFPAGVAVYAGLALAATG
- a CDS encoding tRNA adenosine deaminase-associated protein gives rise to the protein MATQSVEAAPDTRGAALPGFAVAAIREEGRWRCVRLDSEALVDLDAAITALRAQRSTGAVLGLLDVDDEFFVLLRPSAGGVRLLISDAVAALDYDIAADVLDLLRVELPPDDDALDDAWPEGDLGILADLGLPADELEILVSDLELYPDEQLDTIARRCGFAAALDELVGS